In one window of Paraburkholderia sp. BL10I2N1 DNA:
- a CDS encoding GntR family transcriptional regulator has translation MDQMRVDRSAPTLRELTLEKLRDAISQGFYRPGDRLIERTLCDQLGVSRTVVREVLRHLETEGLVETVTHSGPVVARLDPEQVQEIYEIRALLESEAARACAEHATPALVKQLREIRKEIEDAFDQSDFKRVLAYTERFYEAMFAGARKPMMHQVVKSLNGRINLLRAVTISSPGRGTDSNREMNKLLSAIAKKDGEAAAAASLEHVRRTSVIAMAALAEKVSEESA, from the coding sequence ATGGATCAAATGCGTGTCGACCGCAGTGCGCCGACCCTGCGCGAGCTGACACTGGAGAAGTTGCGCGACGCGATTTCGCAGGGTTTTTATCGTCCTGGCGACCGTTTGATCGAACGCACGCTGTGCGATCAACTCGGCGTGAGCCGCACGGTGGTGCGCGAAGTGCTGCGCCATCTCGAGACTGAGGGTCTCGTCGAAACGGTGACGCATTCCGGGCCGGTGGTCGCGCGGCTCGACCCGGAGCAGGTTCAGGAAATCTATGAGATTCGCGCGTTGCTCGAGTCGGAGGCTGCGCGCGCGTGTGCCGAACATGCCACGCCAGCCCTCGTCAAGCAGCTGCGCGAAATTCGCAAGGAGATCGAAGATGCCTTCGATCAATCGGACTTCAAGCGCGTACTGGCGTACACCGAGCGCTTCTACGAGGCGATGTTTGCCGGTGCACGAAAGCCGATGATGCATCAGGTGGTCAAGTCGCTGAATGGCCGCATCAACCTGCTGCGCGCTGTCACGATCTCGTCGCCGGGGCGCGGCACAGATTCGAATCGCGAGATGAACAAGCTGCTCTCGGCCATCGCAAAGAAAGACGGCGAAGCCGCTGCCGCGGCTTCACTCGAACACGTGAGGCGCACGTCAGTCATTGCGATGGCTGCGCTCGCTGAAAAGGTCTCCGAAGAAAGCGCCTGA
- a CDS encoding amino acid synthesis family protein — protein MKLEIRKLVTYVEDTFIEGGKVAPRPLKLFAAAAVLRNPWAGRGFVEDLRPEIHGLAPQLGEVLTSAILNIAGSGEAVEGYGKAAIVGTAGEVEHASALIHTLRFGNKFREAVGAKSYLSFTNLRGGPNTPVTIPLMHKGDEGMRSHYLTIQFSIVDAPAPDELVIALGASIGGRPHHRIGDRYQDLKELGTHEA, from the coding sequence ATGAAGCTCGAGATTCGCAAGCTGGTTACCTATGTGGAAGACACGTTCATCGAGGGCGGCAAGGTCGCGCCGCGACCCCTGAAACTGTTTGCTGCGGCTGCGGTGCTGCGCAATCCGTGGGCCGGGCGCGGTTTCGTCGAGGACCTGCGGCCGGAGATTCACGGGCTGGCGCCGCAACTGGGTGAAGTGCTGACGAGCGCAATCCTCAATATTGCCGGGTCGGGCGAAGCCGTGGAGGGTTACGGTAAAGCGGCGATTGTCGGCACGGCGGGCGAAGTCGAACACGCGTCAGCGCTGATCCACACGCTTCGCTTCGGCAACAAGTTCCGCGAAGCGGTTGGCGCGAAGAGCTATCTGAGCTTTACGAACCTGCGCGGTGGCCCGAACACCCCCGTCACGATTCCGTTGATGCACAAGGGCGACGAAGGCATGCGCTCGCACTACCTCACCATCCAGTTCTCGATCGTGGATGCGCCTGCGCCTGACGAGCTTGTCATCGCGCTGGGTGCGTCGATCGGGGGCCGGCCGCATCACCGTATCGGCGACCGCTATCAGGATCTGAAGGAGCTGGGGACCCATGAAGCATGA
- a CDS encoding alpha/beta fold hydrolase, translated as MKHEAVMGRMSMNGEFDGTAYSIAGNGEALVLIHGVGMNRRVWAPQVEALQAHFRVITYDMLGHGASRLPAISPQLDEYAAQLLSLLNHFEIEIAHVVGHSMGSLIALEFALRYPARVSSVTALNAVYDRTPTQRAAVMQRAASLGGSLEQPGIDATIARWFDDPVPGHLADVAELVRSLLETVNPEGYARTYRLFASSDQAHVGRLPQLAVPALFMTGECDPNSSPAMSLSMAAAAPGARAEIIPNERHMMNITAPAIVNQRLLHFIHDVSRQS; from the coding sequence ATGAAGCATGAAGCCGTCATGGGCCGTATGTCGATGAACGGTGAGTTCGACGGCACGGCATACAGCATTGCGGGCAACGGCGAAGCGCTCGTCCTCATCCACGGCGTGGGAATGAATCGCCGCGTCTGGGCGCCGCAAGTGGAGGCGTTGCAGGCGCACTTTCGGGTCATCACCTACGACATGCTCGGGCACGGCGCGAGTCGCTTGCCGGCAATCTCTCCGCAACTGGACGAATACGCCGCGCAGTTGCTGTCCCTGCTGAACCACTTCGAGATCGAGATCGCACATGTGGTCGGCCATTCGATGGGCTCGCTGATCGCTCTCGAATTCGCGTTGCGTTATCCCGCGCGCGTGTCGAGTGTGACGGCGCTCAACGCGGTGTACGACCGAACGCCGACGCAGCGGGCGGCCGTGATGCAGCGTGCTGCGTCGCTCGGAGGCAGCCTCGAGCAGCCCGGTATCGATGCGACGATCGCGCGCTGGTTCGACGACCCGGTGCCGGGCCATCTCGCCGACGTTGCGGAGCTCGTGCGTTCATTGCTGGAAACGGTGAATCCCGAGGGCTATGCGCGGACCTACCGGCTTTTTGCGAGTTCGGATCAGGCCCATGTGGGCCGCCTACCGCAACTTGCCGTACCGGCGCTTTTCATGACGGGTGAGTGCGATCCGAATTCCAGCCCCGCCATGTCGCTTTCGATGGCGGCAGCAGCCCCGGGGGCGCGCGCTGAGATCATTCCCAATGAACGGCACATGATGAACATCACGGCGCCCGCGATCGTGAACCAGCGGCTTCTGCATTTTATCCATGACGTGAGCCGCCAGTCCTGA
- a CDS encoding ABC transporter ATP-binding protein, which translates to MSSPFLQIQRLRKTYDQVVAIDHVSLDIRKGEFMTFLGPSGSGKSTTLYIVAGFQSPTEGRVLLDGKSLLSVAPNRRNIGMVFQRYTLFPHLTVGENVAFPLRVRRLPDAKVRAKVEQMLKLVHLADCRDRMPGQLSGGMQQRVAIARALAYDPPVLLMDEPLSALDKKLREELQTELRRIHQETGVTILYVTHDQEEALRLSDRIAVFNKGRIEQVGTGEELYGAPASRFVASFIGNSNFLPVTLAGGKGDSHAVFPNGRPVPLGSFDPVLSAGDDAALMLRPEQIRIRAQPAQAADIGLPVVIRDVTYLGDTMHYSVATPWQQEIAVRTSAGQREANLSVGAQAWLDWDRVSARVFPG; encoded by the coding sequence GTGAGCTCACCGTTTTTGCAGATCCAACGTCTTCGCAAGACCTACGATCAGGTCGTGGCCATCGACCACGTCTCGCTCGATATCAGGAAGGGCGAGTTCATGACGTTTCTCGGGCCATCTGGCTCGGGCAAGAGCACGACGCTGTACATCGTCGCTGGATTCCAGTCGCCCACTGAAGGACGCGTGCTGCTGGACGGCAAGTCGCTGCTTTCCGTCGCGCCGAACCGTCGCAACATCGGCATGGTTTTTCAGCGCTACACGCTGTTTCCGCATCTCACCGTCGGTGAGAACGTCGCGTTTCCACTGCGCGTGAGGCGCTTGCCAGACGCGAAAGTGCGCGCGAAAGTCGAGCAGATGCTGAAGCTCGTGCATCTTGCCGACTGCCGCGACCGGATGCCCGGCCAATTGTCGGGCGGGATGCAGCAGCGCGTGGCGATTGCCCGCGCGCTCGCCTACGATCCGCCGGTTTTGCTGATGGATGAGCCGCTTTCCGCGCTCGACAAGAAGCTGCGAGAAGAGCTGCAAACCGAACTGCGCAGGATCCACCAGGAGACCGGCGTGACGATCCTGTACGTGACGCATGATCAGGAGGAGGCGCTGCGTCTGTCCGATCGCATCGCGGTATTCAACAAAGGGCGCATCGAACAGGTCGGCACGGGCGAGGAGTTGTACGGCGCGCCGGCATCGCGCTTCGTGGCGAGCTTCATTGGCAACTCGAACTTTCTTCCGGTTACGCTGGCAGGCGGCAAGGGCGATTCACATGCGGTTTTTCCAAACGGCAGGCCCGTCCCGCTGGGAAGTTTCGACCCTGTTCTCAGCGCGGGCGATGATGCTGCGCTCATGCTGCGTCCGGAACAGATCCGCATCCGGGCACAGCCTGCTCAGGCGGCGGACATCGGTTTGCCGGTCGTGATCCGCGACGTCACGTATCTGGGCGACACCATGCACTATTCCGTCGCGACACCCTGGCAACAGGAGATCGCCGTGCGCACCTCGGCGGGGCAGCGCGAAGCGAATCTCAGTGTGGGGGCCCAGGCATGGCTCGACTGGGACAGGGTCAGCGCGCGGGTTTTTCCGGGGTGA